A region from the Apium graveolens cultivar Ventura unplaced genomic scaffold, ASM990537v1 ctg7311, whole genome shotgun sequence genome encodes:
- the LOC141704016 gene encoding homoarginine-6-hydroxylase 2-ODD-C23.1 isoform X1: MSTDFQSIPLIDISPLVEKWDDSNMTQNQGVMEVVRQLDKACREAGFFYVTGHGIPMSLVNEVRKLTHKFFSLPYEQKLKIKMTAATGYRGYQRVGENVTKGIPDMHEAIDCYRELKQGMYGALGDPLAGCNKWPVDPPSFEEVMEEYISLCTALSRKIMRGIALALGASLDELEVKRAGDPFWVLRIIGYPGVSSIDGQDLPNNDIGCGAHTDYGLLTLVNQDDDITALQVRNLSGEWISAVPIPGAFVCNIGDMLKILSNGIYESTLHRVVNCSPKYRVCVAYFYEPNFDAAIEPLDICTKRTGGTKNYEPAVYGKHLVSKVLTNFVT, encoded by the exons ATGTCCACCGACTTCCAATCCATCCCTCTTATCG ACATTAGTCCTCTAGTCGAAAAATGGGATGATTCTAATATGACACAAAACCAGGGAGTGATGGAAGTAGTTCGACAGCTCGATAAAGCTTGCAGAGAAGCTGGATTCTTCTATGTG ACAGGCCATGGTATTCCCATGTCCCTAGTAAATGAGGTGAGAAAATTAACACACAAGTTTTTCAGTCTACCCTACGAACAAAAGTTGAAGATTAAAATGACTGCAGCAACTGGATACAG AGGATATCAACGAGTTGGTGAAAATGTAACCAAAGGCATTCCGGATATGCATGAAGCAATTGAT TGTTACAGAGAACTGAAACAAGGGATGTATGGAGCTCTGGGGGATCCATTAGCAGGTTGTAACAAGTG GCCAGTTGATCCTCCAAGTTTTGAAGAAGTGATGGAGGAATATATTAGCCTTTGCACAG CCTTGTCAAGGAAAATAATGCGGGGGATTGCTCTAGCTTTGGGTGCATCTTTGGATGAATTAGAGGTTAAACGAGCTGGAGATCCGTTTTGGGTGTTACGTATTATTGGTTACCCCGGGGTATCCAGTATAGATGGGCAAGACTTGCCAAATAATGACATTGGCTG TGGAGCTCATACAGACTATG GGCTGTTGACACTGGTTAATCAGGATGATGATATCACTGCATTACAG GTGAGAAACCTTTCTGGTGAGTGGATATCAGCAGTTCCCATCCCGGGTGCATTTGTGTGCAACATTGGTGATATGCTGAAG ATTCTATCAAATGGAATATATGAGTCGACTTTGCATCGGGTTGTCAATTGCTCTCCAAAATATCGGGTTTGTGTTGCTTATTTCTACGAG CCAAATTTTGACGCTGCCATAGAACCCTTGGATATATGCACGAAGAGGACTGGCGGAACTAAAAATTATGAACCAGCTGTTTATGGGAAGCATCTTGTTAGTAAAGTCCTCACCAACTTTGTGACATAA
- the LOC141704016 gene encoding homoarginine-6-hydroxylase 2-ODD-C23.1 isoform X2, with protein MTQNQGVMEVVRQLDKACREAGFFYVTGHGIPMSLVNEVRKLTHKFFSLPYEQKLKIKMTAATGYRGYQRVGENVTKGIPDMHEAIDCYRELKQGMYGALGDPLAGCNKWPVDPPSFEEVMEEYISLCTALSRKIMRGIALALGASLDELEVKRAGDPFWVLRIIGYPGVSSIDGQDLPNNDIGCGAHTDYGLLTLVNQDDDITALQVRNLSGEWISAVPIPGAFVCNIGDMLKILSNGIYESTLHRVVNCSPKYRVCVAYFYEPNFDAAIEPLDICTKRTGGTKNYEPAVYGKHLVSKVLTNFVT; from the exons ATGACACAAAACCAGGGAGTGATGGAAGTAGTTCGACAGCTCGATAAAGCTTGCAGAGAAGCTGGATTCTTCTATGTG ACAGGCCATGGTATTCCCATGTCCCTAGTAAATGAGGTGAGAAAATTAACACACAAGTTTTTCAGTCTACCCTACGAACAAAAGTTGAAGATTAAAATGACTGCAGCAACTGGATACAG AGGATATCAACGAGTTGGTGAAAATGTAACCAAAGGCATTCCGGATATGCATGAAGCAATTGAT TGTTACAGAGAACTGAAACAAGGGATGTATGGAGCTCTGGGGGATCCATTAGCAGGTTGTAACAAGTG GCCAGTTGATCCTCCAAGTTTTGAAGAAGTGATGGAGGAATATATTAGCCTTTGCACAG CCTTGTCAAGGAAAATAATGCGGGGGATTGCTCTAGCTTTGGGTGCATCTTTGGATGAATTAGAGGTTAAACGAGCTGGAGATCCGTTTTGGGTGTTACGTATTATTGGTTACCCCGGGGTATCCAGTATAGATGGGCAAGACTTGCCAAATAATGACATTGGCTG TGGAGCTCATACAGACTATG GGCTGTTGACACTGGTTAATCAGGATGATGATATCACTGCATTACAG GTGAGAAACCTTTCTGGTGAGTGGATATCAGCAGTTCCCATCCCGGGTGCATTTGTGTGCAACATTGGTGATATGCTGAAG ATTCTATCAAATGGAATATATGAGTCGACTTTGCATCGGGTTGTCAATTGCTCTCCAAAATATCGGGTTTGTGTTGCTTATTTCTACGAG CCAAATTTTGACGCTGCCATAGAACCCTTGGATATATGCACGAAGAGGACTGGCGGAACTAAAAATTATGAACCAGCTGTTTATGGGAAGCATCTTGTTAGTAAAGTCCTCACCAACTTTGTGACATAA
- the LOC141704015 gene encoding uncharacterized protein At4g06744-like has protein sequence MTKLCFSRAIFLIIVSYSFFHNLITSGASISHDNHNREALEIVIGGGYLSPAEPPEDCPPPSPPPCPPPTPPPTCPPPPPPPGNQPSHPPQKSPRASPSSPLSASLIRVARVIRNFGKPIEYDPKHYKDTWKGDDPCTYSGVICDKVKNKRTAVGIDFNGNRFGGKGGKLLDINTIVGSIPDLMFFHANSNNFTGAPANISKLRNLFELDLSNNKMIGEFPKDVLKASSLSFLDLRFNSLNGTVPAEAFKLYLDVLFLNNNQFTGYIPQNLGDVRALYLTLANNLFTGHIPSSIGNCNKTLVEVLFLNNSLTGCLPYEIGNLKFLRVFDVSKNQLTGPIPHSFECLENMELMNLSQNYFTNEVPEMLCKLGKLSKLTLNNNYFTQVGAECRKLISQNMLNINMNCIKDLPNQRPDAECKKFYLQYTACPNENSLLQSMSCPVKTTESSLDSVPRPAMAPSPSYAALGIHH, from the coding sequence ATGACTAAACTTTGTTTCTCCAGGGCAATATTCCTTATCATTGTTTCATATTCATTCTTTCACAACTTAATCACTTCCGGTGCTTCAATTTCCCATGACAACCACAACAGAGAGGCTCTCGAAATTGTGATTGGCGGTGGTTATTTAAGCCCCGCCGAACCTCCGGAGGACTGTCCTCCTCCCTCTCCTCCTCCATGTCCTCCTCCAACTCCTCCTCCTACATGTCCTCCACCCCCACCACCTCCAGGAAACCAACCTTCACATCCACCACAAAAATCGCCCCGGGCAAGCCCGTCCTCTCCACTTTCTGCTAGTCTAATACGTGTTGCAAGGGTAATAAGAAACTTTGGAAAACCAATCGAGTATGATCCCAAACACTACAAGGATACATGGAAAGGTGACGACCCCTGCACGTACAGCGGCGTCATCTGCGACAAGGTAAAAAACAAGCGCACTGCCGTTGGCATCGACTTCAATGGCAACCGCTTTGGTGGCAAAGGAGGCAAACTACTAGACATAAATACAATTGTGGGTTCCATACCTGATCTCATGTTCTTCCATGCAAACTCTAACAACTTTACAGGTGCTCCCGCCAACATTTCCAAACTTCGAAATTTGTTCGAGCTGGATTTAAGCAACAACAAAATGATTGGAGAATTCCCAAAAGATGTCTTGAAAGCAAGTTCCCTCTCATTTTTGGACCTGAGGTTCAACAGTCTAAATGGGACAGTGCCAGCTGAAGCATTCAAACTATACCTCGATGTTCTCTTTCTCAACAACAACCAATTCACCGGGTACATACCGCAAAATTTAGGTGACGTTCGAGCTCTTTACCTCACCTTGGCAAACAATCTATTCACTGGTCACATCCCTAGTAGTATTGGTAATTGTAACAAAACCTTGGTTGAAGTGCTTTTCTTGAACAACAGCCTCACCGGATGCCTACCCTATGAGATAGGAAACTTGAAATTCCTGAGGGTGTTTGATGTGAGCAAAAACCAGTTAACAGGTCCCATTCCACATTCCTTCGAATGCCTGGAGAATATGGAGTTGATGAATTTGTCACAGAATTACTTTACCAATGAAGTGCCTGAGATGCTGTGCAAGCTAGGTAAATTGTCCAAACTTACATTGAACAACAACTATTTTACACAGGTTGGTGCGGAATGCAGAAAGCTGATAAGCCAAAATATGCTTAACATCAACATGAATTGCATCAAGGACCTGCCCAACCAGCGACCTGACGCTGAATGTAAAAAATTCTACTTACAATATACGGCCTGTCCTAATGAGAATTCACTACTACAAAGCATGTCTTGCCCAGTCAAAACGACAGAGTCATCACTGGATAGCGTGCCAAGACCAGCAATGGCTCCGTCTCCTTCTTATGCTGCTCTCGGCATTCACCATTAG